The genomic segment AGCTGGATGACTCCCTTCTCGCTTTTTATCCATAACGCAAAAATTTTATTATTTCCTTAACAATAAAAAAACCCGTATACACAATTAAGTGCATACGGGTAATAATTGATTCAAACGTTATTTACCTGCTCTTACCACATCTGGCTGATTGTCTTCGCCTGCATGTGAAGTGCCAGGTAATCCGGACCGCCCGCTTTGGAGTCTGTACCGGACATTTTGAAGCCGCCGAATGGCTGGTAGCCGACGATGGCTCCTGTGCAATTGCGGTTGAAGTACAGGTTGCCGACATGGAATTCACGCTTGGCGCGTTCGATGTGCTCGGCATTTCGTGAAATCAGGGCACCAGTCAGGCCGTATTCTGTGTTGTTGGCAATTTCAAGCATTTCATCAAAGTCTTTTGCTTTGGCAAACGCTGTAACCGGGCCGAAAATTTCTTCCTGCATAATGCGCGCTTTCGGGTCGGCATCCGCAAAAATGGTCGGCTGGATGAAGTATCCTTTGGACGTATCCCCTTCACCGCCAACGACTAGACGGGCTTCGTCCTTGCCGATATCGATATAGCCCATGATTTTATCGTACGCTTTCTGGTTGATGACAGGTCCCATATAGTAATTTTTCTCAGCAGGATTGCCGACTTCCAGTTCTTTCGCCAATGCAACAGTTTTTTCAAGAACTTCATCATATACCTCTTCATGCACGACAACACGTGACCCCGCTGAGCATTTCTGGCCGGAGAAGCCGAAGGCAGAGGCAAGCACAGCCTCAGCTGCAAGATCAAGATCGGCATCTTTGTCAACGAGGACCGTATCTTTTCCGCCCATCTCGGCAATGACACGCTTCAAATGATTCTGGCCTTCCTGAACAACGGCGGCACGCTGGTAAATGCGGGTTCCGACTGCTCTTGAACCAGTGAAACTGATTAGTGCCGCTTTCGGGTGGTCAACCATATAGTCACCGATTTCAAGCGGATCGCCCGGCACGAAGTTGACAACGCCTTTTGGCAGGCCTGCTTCCTCAAGGATTTCAACGAACTTGGCCGCAATCAGCGGTGTCGGCTCTGCCGGTTTCAAAAGAACTGTATTGCCGGTAACGATAGGAGCGGCGGTTGTGCCGACCATGATTGCCCCAGCAAAATTCCATGGCGGAATGACTACGGCTACCCCTGTTGGTGTATAAATGTATTCGTTCTTCTCGCCGTCACGGCTGTTCACCGGCTTGCCGTCCGCAAGTTCAACCATCTGACGAGCATAGTATTCAAGAAAATCGATGGCTTCGGCAATATCGGCATCTGCCTCTTTCCACGGCTTCCCTGCTTCTTTTATGAGGACAGCTGACAGCTCATGCTTGCGGCGTCTCATGATGGCAGCAGCCCTGACAAGGATTTCGGCACGTGCTTTCGGTGCCCAGTCTCTCCATGACTTTAGCGCCTCTTCGGCAGCATCAAATGCTTTGTCGATCAGTTCGGGTGTCGCTTTTGAGACGGTGCCGATTACCTCTTCCTTATTTGAAGGGTTGTAAGAAACGAGTTTGCCCTCGGTGGAAACCCGTTCACCGCCAATGACGAGATCATAATGTTCGCCGAGTGAATTTTCAAACTTCTTAACGGCTTCTTCAATGGCTCGTTTGTTTTCCTCTGCGCTGAAATCTGTGAATGGTTCGTGTCTGTATGGTGTAAACATGGACATACCCCTTTCTTCTTTATTACCTGTCTTAATAATGCAAATTTTGTGCCAATCTGCATTCCTTTTATTTTTAGCCAGATCGGCAATCTAAGAAACTATCATTATATTTACAATAGTGTAAAAACATTGTACACCAGTATTTACACTTTTGTAAATATCAATGCTTCATCATCCTCGGGAAGTGTTACTTCGAGAACAGGCCTTTCAGAGCAAATGCGATATTTTGCGGGCGCTCGGCCAGCCTTCTCATATAAAAACCGAACCAGTCATCGCCGAACGGCACATAGACCCTGACCTTATAGCCTTCCTGTGCGAGTGTTTCCTGCAGCTCTGTACGGAAACCGTAAAGGAACTGAAATTCAAACTGCTCCCTCGTTATGCCCCGCTCTTCTGTATAAGCTTTCACTTTTTCAATGATAGTATGGTCATGGGATGCGACCGCTGTATAGCTGCCGCTGTCCAGGTGCTGTTTGATGATTGAAAAGAAATTTTCATCCACCTTCCGTTTATCCTGAAATGCAACTTCAGGGGATTCCTTATAAGCACCTTTTACAAGGCGGAGGGACACTCCATTAAGCTGGTCGATATCTTCTGCTGAACGATATAAGTAAGCCTGAATGACTGTTCCGACATTATCAAAGTCCTTGCGGAGTTCTTGTAATAAATCGAGGGTCATCTGGCAGTGCGAGTAATCTTCCATATCAATCCTTACAAAAATGCCGTATTGGGCGGCGGTGCTGACAATTCGCCTCATGTTTTCCAGGGTGAAATCATAAGAAATGTCAAGGCCGATTTGTGTCAGCTTCACCGACAAATGGCTGTTCACTTCGTGATCGGCAATCGCCTCAATCGTGTTCACGCAGTAATTCGCCGATTCTCTCGCCTCAGGTTCAGTTGAAACAAACTCGCCCAAATGATCAAGTGTGCAGTGAATCCCCCTGGCATTAAGTTCTTTCACTTTTTGCATGGCACTCGGAATATCCATACCGGCAACGACCTGGGAAGCGCCAAGTTTCAGCCCCCATTTCTTTGCCATAGCATTCAACGGCCGGCTTTGCGAAGCATAAGAAAACAGGTTGTTTGTAACCTTTTCAATCATTTTATCCACCTCACAAAAAATCTGGATTATGAATCCGCTTACACCTGTTTCTATTGCAACAATTGTGCCAATTTTTTTAATTGAGAAATATCGGATAAATCCTTACAATAGAATTAACAATAGTGTTTAACGAATA from the Bacillus marinisedimentorum genome contains:
- the pruA gene encoding L-glutamate gamma-semialdehyde dehydrogenase, whose translation is MFTPYRHEPFTDFSAEENKRAIEEAVKKFENSLGEHYDLVIGGERVSTEGKLVSYNPSNKEEVIGTVSKATPELIDKAFDAAEEALKSWRDWAPKARAEILVRAAAIMRRRKHELSAVLIKEAGKPWKEADADIAEAIDFLEYYARQMVELADGKPVNSRDGEKNEYIYTPTGVAVVIPPWNFAGAIMVGTTAAPIVTGNTVLLKPAEPTPLIAAKFVEILEEAGLPKGVVNFVPGDPLEIGDYMVDHPKAALISFTGSRAVGTRIYQRAAVVQEGQNHLKRVIAEMGGKDTVLVDKDADLDLAAEAVLASAFGFSGQKCSAGSRVVVHEEVYDEVLEKTVALAKELEVGNPAEKNYYMGPVINQKAYDKIMGYIDIGKDEARLVVGGEGDTSKGYFIQPTIFADADPKARIMQEEIFGPVTAFAKAKDFDEMLEIANNTEYGLTGALISRNAEHIERAKREFHVGNLYFNRNCTGAIVGYQPFGGFKMSGTDSKAGGPDYLALHMQAKTISQMW
- a CDS encoding proline dehydrogenase family protein, with the translated sequence MIEKVTNNLFSYASQSRPLNAMAKKWGLKLGASQVVAGMDIPSAMQKVKELNARGIHCTLDHLGEFVSTEPEARESANYCVNTIEAIADHEVNSHLSVKLTQIGLDISYDFTLENMRRIVSTAAQYGIFVRIDMEDYSHCQMTLDLLQELRKDFDNVGTVIQAYLYRSAEDIDQLNGVSLRLVKGAYKESPEVAFQDKRKVDENFFSIIKQHLDSGSYTAVASHDHTIIEKVKAYTEERGITREQFEFQFLYGFRTELQETLAQEGYKVRVYVPFGDDWFGFYMRRLAERPQNIAFALKGLFSK